In a single window of the Anaerocolumna cellulosilytica genome:
- a CDS encoding peptidoglycan DD-metalloendopeptidase family protein, with the protein MRHIKKVLYSIPFLALVLLYITLPVSAATTDDLRELIGSSRITDEAYIKEMKQIIYYYNSMERKEQLFELMKGLGNEKEANDYEELLKKTSVAVDKLIKDFKAAKSQEVLLEDYNDIYTLLKKIDAVSVANTISPAIYTTNIKEIEDLFRYALSVKNSMDDNTEIGIIGEELLPPSGKDFQILRSFGENKIILSKPTIETSNGITMSVQMNSQVYSQFNGVVESVQKTEDGYRVVVTTGKSIECTYSTIRNVKVKSGSKVNQYDVIGTASNNNLLFSIQLNTVFINPLYLYGTKGITAYEKWMAANPEMVVTRADFSYVLKDIAEELESQQISSSIVNDEGEISEIIWEEGYEAPKMPDN; encoded by the coding sequence TTGAGGCATATTAAAAAAGTACTATACAGTATCCCTTTTCTGGCATTGGTGTTATTATACATAACGCTGCCTGTTTCTGCAGCGACAACAGATGATTTAAGAGAATTAATAGGCAGCAGTAGAATAACGGACGAAGCTTATATTAAAGAAATGAAGCAAATTATATATTATTATAATTCAATGGAAAGAAAAGAACAGTTATTTGAATTAATGAAAGGACTGGGCAATGAAAAAGAAGCAAATGATTATGAGGAGTTATTAAAGAAAACGTCGGTAGCAGTGGATAAGCTTATAAAAGATTTTAAAGCTGCAAAATCACAAGAGGTATTATTGGAAGATTATAATGATATTTATACTCTGTTAAAAAAAATAGATGCCGTGTCAGTAGCAAATACGATATCCCCGGCAATCTATACAACAAATATAAAGGAGATAGAAGATTTATTTCGTTATGCTTTAAGTGTTAAAAATAGTATGGATGATAATACAGAGATAGGAATAATTGGTGAAGAGTTGTTACCCCCTTCCGGTAAGGATTTTCAGATACTGCGCTCTTTTGGTGAAAACAAAATTATACTAAGTAAACCAACTATAGAGACAAGTAATGGAATTACTATGTCTGTACAAATGAATTCGCAAGTTTATTCTCAATTTAATGGTGTAGTTGAGAGTGTCCAAAAAACAGAAGATGGTTACAGGGTTGTAGTAACAACCGGAAAGTCCATTGAATGTACGTATAGTACTATAAGGAATGTAAAGGTAAAAAGTGGATCAAAAGTGAATCAATATGATGTAATAGGGACTGCAAGTAACAATAATCTTTTGTTTAGTATTCAATTGAATACGGTATTCATAAATCCTTTATATTTATATGGCACAAAAGGAATAACAGCATATGAAAAATGGATGGCTGCAAATCCTGAAATGGTTGTCACTAGAGCGGATTTTTCCTATGTATTAAAAGATATTGCAGAAGAATTGGAATCTCAGCAGATATCATCAAGTATAGTGAATGATGAAGGTGAGATATCAGAGATAATTTGGGAGGAAGGTTATGAAGCACCTAAAATGCCTGACAATTAA
- a CDS encoding ATPase, T2SS/T4P/T4SS family, whose translation MDNLKLIFISLICIFTLVFLLYLYARGKKQVVVTEELSTFEDVLAAIKLYMVDLVKEDNIQVKTLEEYLKIKKIRAKNKDALKKAVYGIIGAKGMVQSLIRDFLRPRLTPEQIRHILGIDGESDPEKHIKFEIIMFRYKQLYDVDALAKWILKNNYHLPKQALGPSAKNTTAYYITKADLADSYYKENITLNDNEVYDLFAILLFQKYVGWGDIDTITEMNVNGYNLGVSGSVMNAVSIRPSMGKSKRIDGFGESDALNSFWLFFRGVYIHFLFLEFSSEDEIRRIIQLLVRYNSPGPLSAKRGYIVNSMYDKSRILAIRPPAGEFWAAFVRKFTLDKNTPIDLIIKPGIHNGELPVKFTEFLMKGKVTAAITGRQGTGKTTFLKAIVTYIDPKLNLRVLEMAPEMYLRELFPDRNIFSVHEINTVSLEEWQDAFKKSDAGVTIIGEIATDPVAARAIQLAMTGSIFTIFTHHANEAKDLVLTLRNSLVNAAGFDNMTTAERQVTEVLKMNIHFDITPDGKRYIKRITEIIQMEESIPYPEIDPCNVELSLANATIEHYQRTTDRISFETRDLLIYDLESDTYRAKDLPSDYMIHKIMEGLHKEERSEFSKFLDYYWKGVSAGGYTGIHYDYETEHNSMLTEDDVSEDEALENISAYLRNRFNFGDDEE comes from the coding sequence ATGGATAACCTGAAATTAATATTCATATCTTTGATTTGCATCTTTACTCTTGTGTTCCTTTTATACTTGTATGCCAGAGGGAAAAAACAAGTAGTTGTAACAGAAGAATTATCCACATTTGAAGATGTTCTTGCAGCAATTAAGTTATATATGGTAGATCTGGTGAAAGAAGATAATATTCAGGTAAAAACTCTTGAGGAATATCTTAAAATAAAGAAAATTAGAGCAAAAAATAAAGATGCCTTAAAAAAAGCGGTATACGGAATCATCGGTGCCAAAGGCATGGTTCAGAGTTTAATCAGAGATTTTTTAAGACCTCGTCTTACACCGGAGCAAATAAGGCATATTCTTGGAATTGACGGAGAAAGTGATCCCGAAAAACATATAAAATTTGAAATAATTATGTTCCGTTACAAACAACTATATGATGTGGATGCGTTGGCAAAGTGGATACTCAAAAATAACTATCATCTACCAAAGCAAGCTCTTGGTCCGTCAGCAAAAAATACAACGGCCTACTACATAACAAAGGCAGATTTAGCAGATAGTTACTACAAAGAAAATATTACATTAAATGATAATGAAGTGTATGATTTATTTGCTATTCTTCTATTTCAAAAATATGTGGGCTGGGGTGATATAGATACGATTACGGAGATGAATGTCAACGGTTATAATCTTGGGGTTTCGGGTTCTGTTATGAATGCAGTTAGTATCAGGCCTTCTATGGGGAAAAGTAAGCGAATTGACGGGTTCGGAGAAAGTGATGCACTAAATTCATTTTGGTTGTTTTTTCGTGGAGTATATATCCATTTTTTATTTCTTGAATTTAGCTCAGAGGATGAAATTAGGAGAATTATTCAATTGCTGGTTCGATACAATTCTCCAGGACCATTATCAGCAAAAAGAGGATACATTGTTAATTCTATGTACGATAAATCCCGTATTTTAGCAATCAGACCGCCTGCGGGTGAATTCTGGGCGGCCTTTGTTAGAAAGTTCACTTTGGATAAGAATACTCCAATTGATCTTATCATAAAGCCTGGAATCCATAATGGTGAACTTCCGGTTAAATTCACTGAATTTTTAATGAAAGGAAAAGTTACTGCTGCAATCACAGGACGTCAGGGTACCGGTAAGACCACATTTTTAAAAGCAATTGTTACCTATATAGATCCGAAATTAAATCTGCGTGTATTGGAAATGGCTCCGGAGATGTATTTAAGAGAGTTGTTTCCGGACAGAAATATATTCTCTGTACATGAGATTAACACAGTATCCTTGGAAGAATGGCAGGATGCCTTTAAAAAATCCGATGCGGGAGTAACAATTATAGGTGAAATTGCTACAGATCCGGTGGCTGCAAGAGCAATACAACTTGCTATGACAGGATCTATCTTTACTATTTTTACACATCACGCAAATGAAGCAAAAGATCTGGTACTTACTCTTAGAAATTCTCTTGTAAATGCCGCTGGATTTGATAATATGACTACGGCGGAGCGTCAAGTGACAGAAGTACTAAAAATGAATATTCATTTTGATATAACACCTGACGGAAAACGTTATATTAAACGAATTACAGAAATTATTCAGATGGAAGAAAGCATTCCGTATCCTGAAATAGATCCATGCAATGTGGAATTAAGTCTTGCAAATGCTACGATTGAGCATTACCAGAGAACAACGGATCGTATATCCTTTGAAACGAGAGACTTACTTATATATGACCTGGAGAGTGATACCTATAGAGCAAAGGACCTGCCGAGTGATTACATGATACATAAAATTATGGAGGGGTTGCATAAGGAGGAGCGAAGCGAATTTAGTAAATTCTTAGATTATTACTGGAAAGGTGTTTCAGCAGGGGGGTATACCGGAATCCATTATGATTACGAAACGGAACATAATAGTATGTTAACAGAAGATGATGTTTCAGAGGATGAAGCTTTAGAAAATATAAGTGCTTATTTAAGAAATAGATTTAATTTTGGAGATGATGAGGAGTAA
- a CDS encoding SufD family Fe-S cluster assembly protein, which yields MRSNEVTDTLSLGSELILFTLLCTFLAIVSIQAGNIRSAKELKENTMISVREKSELYYYKYAEHVSGSDIVELIIKNNSKYDYYIKLSTINTNIEITKSRAKKLMEKGENSEILWTQSYLTNNIFVEHIYSSYDVRMQEDKNGALSFYFTER from the coding sequence ATGAGATCGAATGAAGTTACGGATACATTGTCTTTAGGCAGTGAATTGATTCTTTTTACGTTGCTTTGTACCTTCCTTGCAATAGTTTCAATACAAGCTGGTAATATACGAAGTGCCAAGGAGCTGAAAGAAAATACAATGATATCTGTCAGGGAAAAAAGTGAGTTGTATTATTATAAATATGCAGAACATGTTTCCGGTTCTGATATTGTAGAACTTATTATAAAAAACAACAGTAAATACGATTACTATATCAAGTTATCTACTATAAATACCAATATAGAAATTACAAAAAGCAGAGCAAAAAAATTAATGGAGAAGGGTGAAAATAGTGAAATACTCTGGACCCAATCGTATCTTACTAACAATATTTTCGTTGAGCATATATATTCCTCCTATGATGTACGAATGCAAGAAGATAAGAATGGGGCTCTTTCCTTTTATTTTACAGAAAGGTGA